The following proteins come from a genomic window of Chiroxiphia lanceolata isolate bChiLan1 chromosome 16, bChiLan1.pri, whole genome shotgun sequence:
- the TMEM130 gene encoding transmembrane protein 130, whose translation MVRLTCVMLLLGLGAPPAAEAYGLEITNNGPITTGAQATVQATLSVKNESVTSDVYHFNWIYAPLILIEKSEQGFNSVINVTGEFPGTFPVSVWVTHRNCWLCRPVARNVTVLQITEFITGNLTIAQIEDSEVVTRGSSSSTGTVTRISFSLHDPSHYFKSASFVYNWDFGDGVYQITKEPFVYCNCSSMGNRTVHLKVVAEWEQIGSIIHEREIMQKTGDFTTALELLDAVKSINIVGSRETHVMENLNLSLHINGTPPLALCWLIKSECIPLEGDKCHLVEISGSCYNLSHTFRDAGQYCLSIRVENGVTMLQTYHGIKVWPTGIHPAFSVLVCIALVSVMLLLVLYTTFRSNTQQKDLVEVADFDFSPLSDEHLSNHSESGCGPLCCRSCFLQSSKEAARESHELRHSFYKPVKMYTQ comes from the exons ATGGTGCGGCTGACCTGCGTGATGCTGCTGCTCGGGCTCGGTGCCCCCCCGGCGGCAG AGGCATATGGTCTAGAAATAACCAACAATGGTCCCATCACAACAGGAGCTCAAGCTACTGTTCAGGCCACTCTAAGTGTGAAGAATGAAAGTGTCACATCAGACGTGTATCACTTTAACTGGATTTATGCTCCTCTGATTCTGATAGAGAAATCCGAGCAGGGCTTTAACTCTGTAATTAATGTGACTGGAGAATTTCCTGGGACTTTTCCTGTATCTGTCTGGGTGACTCACAGGAACTGTTGGCTGTGTCGGCCGGTTGCTAGAAATGTCACTGTGCTTCAGATCACAG AATTTATCACAGGGAATCTCACCATTGCCCAGATAGAAGACAGTGAAGTTGTCACACGGGGTTCTAGTTCCTCCACGGGCACAGTGACCCggatttccttctctcttcatGACCCAAGTCATTACTTCAAGTCAGCATCATTTGTCTACAACTGGGATTTTGGAGACGG AGTTTACCAGATTACCAAGGAACCCTTTGTCTACTGTAACTGCTCTTCCATGGGGAATCGCACGGTGCATCTGAAAGTCGTAGCTGAATGGGAGCAAATTGGAAGCATCATCCACGAAAGAGAAATTATGCAGAAAACTGGTGATTTTACCACAGCTCTGGAGCTCTTGG atgctGTTAAAAGTATTAACATAGTGGGCTCCAGAGAAACTCACGTAATGGAAAACTTGAATTTATCTCTTCATATCAATGGCAC ccCACCACTGGCACTATGCTGGCTCATAAAATCCGAGTGCATTCCACTTGAAGGTGACAAATGCCATCTGGTGGAGATCAGTGGCTCCTGCTACAATCTCAGCCACACCTTCAGAGACGCGGGGCAGTATTGCCTCAGCATCAGAGTGGAGAACGGTGTCACGATGCTGCAAACCTACCATGGGATAAAAGTGTGGCCAacag GGATCCACCCAGCGTTCTCAGTCCTGGTCTGCATCGCTCTGGTTTCAGTGATGTTGCTGCTGGTGCTGTACACGACCTTCCGAAGTAACACACAACAAAAAGATCTTGTGGAG GTAGCTGACTTTGACTTTTCTCCACTGTCTGATGAACACCTGTCTAATCATTCAGAGTCAGGCTGTGGCCCACTATGTTGCAGATCATGTTTTCTTCAGTCATCAAAGGAAGCTGCCAGGGAGAGTCATGAACTTCGACACTCTTTTTACAAGCCAGTCAAAATGTACACACAGTGA